A single region of the Apodemus sylvaticus chromosome 7, mApoSyl1.1, whole genome shotgun sequence genome encodes:
- the Rpl14 gene encoding 60S ribosomal protein L14 encodes MVFRRYVEVGRVAYISFGPHAGKLVAIVDVIDQNRALVDGPCTRVRRQAMPFKCMQLTDFILKFPHSARQKYVRKAWEKADINTKWAATRWAKKIDARERKAKMTDFDRFKVMKAKKMRNRIIKTEVKKLQRAAILKASPKKAAVAKAAIAAAAAAAAAAKAKVPAKKATGPGKKAAAGQKAPAQKAAGQKAAPPAKGQKGQKTPAQKAPAPKAAGKKA; translated from the exons ATG gTGTTCAGGCGTTACGTGGAGGTTGGCCGGGTGGCCTACATTTCCTTTGGGCCCCATGCTGGAAAGCTGGTCGCAATTGTAGATGTCATTGATCAGAACAGG GCATTAGTGGATGGACCCTGTACTCGGGTGAGGAGGCAGGCCATGCCTTTCAAGTGCATGCAGCTCACGGACTTCATCCTCAAGTTCCCGCACAG TGCCCGCCAGAAGTATGTACGAAAGGCTTGGGAGAAGGCGGATATCAATACGAAATGGGCAGCCACAAGATGGGCCAAGAAAATTGATGCCAGAGAAAGG AAAGCCAAGATGACAGACTTTGATCGTTTCAAAGTCATGAAGGCAAAGAAAATG agGAACAGAATAATCAAGACTGAAGTAAAGAAACTTCAAAGAGCTGCTATCCTGAAAGCTTCTCCTAAAAAAGCAGCTGTTGCTAAAGCTGCCatagcagcagcggcggcggcagcagcagctgctaAAGCTAAAGTCCCAGCCAAGAAGGCAACGGGACCAGGCAAGAAGGCTGCAGCAGGCCAGAAGGCTCCTGCTCAGAAGGCTGCAGGACAGAAGGCAGCACCTCCTGCTAAGGGTCAGAAGGGTCAGAAGACCCCAGCCCAGAAAGCACCTGCTCCCAAAGCGGCCGGCAAGAAAGCGTAA